The region GCGGCCAGCACCGCGCGGTGCGGCGCCATGCCGTACATGCCGCGCCCACCGTGGCGCGGCAGCAGCGCCGGGTGGATGTTCAGGATCCGTCCCCGCCAGCGGCGCACGATTTCCGCGGGCAGAAGCTTCGTATAGCCGGCGAGCACGATCAGCTCGGCGCCGTGCAGCGCGAGGATCTCCAGCAGACGAGCGAGGTAGGCGTCACGGCTCGGGTGGGTGCGGCGCGACACGTGGTAGGCCGGCACGCCGCGCGCGCGGGCCAGCCGCATGACCGGGGCGCCGCTGTTGTTGCCGACCAGGCAGCGGAAGTGCGGCCGCACGGCGCCGCTGTACCGGTGGTCCAGCAGGGCGGCGGCGTTGCTGCCGGAGCCGGAGGCGAACAACGCCACCGCCACCGAGGCGCTGCCCGGTTGCGCCGTCACGCCGGCAGCCCGTGGCGGGAGCCGGCGTCCCGGGGCGATATGTGAGCGCGGAGCAACGCAGCCGGCCGGGATGGATCGCCGCTCGAATGCAGCCGGAGTTCCGCCACGGGCTGCCAAGCCGCCGCTTCAGGTGCGGGCGGCGAATTCCGCGTCCCGCACCACGAACTGTCCGTCCGGCAGCGAGTCGTCTTCCACCAGTTCGAAACCCTCGGCGCGCACCGCGCTGATCACGTCTGCGGTAACCGGTTCCACGGCCCGTATGGCGCCGGAGTGGCCGGCGAGCTGCATGGAGCTGATGGCGCGCGCCACCGACACGCCGGACTGCGTCTTGTGGCGGTGGATGGCGGCCAGGGAGGACTTGGCGGCGGCGAAGCTGGCCTCGCTGTCGGGCCGGCGGAACGCGGCAAATTCGGCCTCCGCCGGCCACCGTGCACGATGCACCGAGCAGGCCGCCGGCAACTCCGCGCCGGCCTCCGGATCGGCCCCGTTCAGCGCGTCGCCCACGCTTCGAGCGTCGTCCACGCTTCGAGCGTCGTCCACGCGCCGCGCGTAGTCCCACGACCACAGCTCCTCGGTAATGTAGGGCAGCACCGGGGCGAACATGCGGATCAGCACGCTGAGCGCGAAGTCCAGGGTGGCCACCGCCGACGCGCGCTCCTGCTCGCCGACGCCGCCCTCACCCTTGGCACGGTTCTTGGCGAGCTCTATGTAGGAGTCGGTGAAGTTGTCCCAGAAGAACGCCTCGGTGTGGGCCAGCCCGGTGGCGTAGTCGAACTCCCCGTGCGCCGCGCCGGCGCGCCGCACCAGGTCGCGCAGCGCGGCCAGGAAGCCGCGGTCCAGCTCCTCGCTCACCATGCCCGGGTGGGGCGGCTCGCCGCCCCCCCCGGCGCGCGCGGCTGCCACGATCCCGGCCACGAACTTGCCGGCGTTGTACAGCTTGGTCACCAGCCGCCGTCCGATCTTGAACACCGACTCGTCGTAGGCGGTGTCCACCCCCAGGCGGGCGCTGGCCGCCCAGTAGCGCGCGGCGTCGGCGTGATGGGTCTCGATGATCTGCTGCGGGGTGACGGTGTTGCCGCGGCTCTTCGACATCTTCTTGCGGTCGGGGTCGAGGATCCATCCCGAGATCAGCGCGTGGTGCCAGGGGATGGTGTCGAAGTGCAGGTGCGCCTTGGCGATGGTATAGAACGCCCAGGTGCGGATGATGTCGTGCGCCTGCGGGCGTACGTCCATGGGACAGAGCTGGCGGTGGCGCTCCGGGTTGCGCACCCAGCCGCTGGCGATTTGGGGGGTCAGCGAACTGGTGAACCAGGTGTCGAACACGTCCGCCTCGGCGGTGAACCCGCCCGGCTGGTCGCGCTGCTCCTCTTGATAGCCCGGCGGCACGTCGGTGAGCGGGTCCACCGGCAGCGCGGCGTCGTCGGCCGGCAGCGGGCGCTCGTAGTCGGGCGCGCCGCCGGCGTCGAGCGGATACCAGACCGGGAACGGCACGCCGAAGTAGCGCTGCCGGCTGATGCACCAGTCGAACTGCAGGTTCTCGGTCCAGTTGACGTAGCGGCTGAGCATGTAGCCGGGATGCCACTGGATTTCACGCCCGCGATCGATCAGCTCATCGCGCTTGTCGGTGAGGCGCACGAACCACTGCCGGGTGGTGATGAACTCCAGCGGGCGGTCGCCCTGCTCGTAGTAGCGCACCGTGTGCTCGATGGGCCTCGGTTCGCCGCGCAGCGGCGGCCGGTCGCCGGCCGCAGCGCCGTCGGGGCGGCGCAACTGCTCGACGATGGCGGCGCGCGCCTGGCGCAGGTTGCGGCCGGCCAGCTCGGCGTAGGAGCGGTTGGCGGCTTCCGGGTCGGCGCTGTCCCACTCGCCGCTGCCGAAGGTGACCTCCCGCAGGCGTCCGTTGGGCGCCACGATCTGGCGCAGCGGCAGCTTCTGTTCCTGCCACCACTGCACGTCGGTGGTGTCGCCGAAGGTGCACACCATCAGGATGCCTGTGCCCTTTTCCGGGTCGGCGAGATCGGTAGCGAAGATCGGTACCCGCGCCCGGTACAGCGGCGTGACGGCGCGTTTTCCGAACAGTCCGCGGTAGCGCTCGTCGTCCGGATGGGCGGCGACGCCGACGCAGGCGGCGAGCAGCTCGGGACGGGTGGTGGAGATCACGATCTCCCGGTTCGAACCTTCGACGCCGAACGCCAGGTCGTGGTAGTGGCCGGAGGTGGGGCGGTCCTGCACCTCGGCCTGCGCTACCGCGGTGCGGAAGTCCACGTCCCACATGGTGGGTGCCTCGGCGCTATAGAGATGCCCCTTGCGGTACAGGTCGAGAAAGCTGTACTGCGCCAGGTGGCGGCTCGCCTCGCCGATGGTGGCGTACTCCTCGTGCCAGTCCACCGACAGGCCGATGGTCTGCCACACGCTCATGAACGCCTTCTCGTCCTCGGCGGTGACCAGGGCGCACAGCTCGATGAAGTTGCGCCGTGAAACCGCGCGCGGCGGCGACCGGAAGGTCTTGCCGGTGGCCATCGGCAACGTGAGGCCGGGCTCGTAGGGCAGGCCCGGCTCGCAGCGCACGTGGAAGTAGTTCTGCACCCGCCGTTCGGTGGGCAGGCCGTTGTCGTCCCAGCCCATCGGGTAGAATACGTGCTTGCCGCGCATGCGCTGGTAGCGCGCAACCACGTCGGCCTGGGTGTAGCTGAACACATGGCCGACGTGCAGTGAGCCCGATACGGTGGGCGGCGGGGTATCCACCACGAACGCCTGTTCGCGGGTATGGCCCGGATCGTAGCGGTACACGCCGGCGCGTTCCCACCAGGCGCGGAAGTGCTCCTCGCGGCCGGCGGCGTCGTAGTGTCTCGGCAGCTTGCGCGGATCGAAGGTCATGTTCGGTGAGCCGTCCTGTCAGCGGCATCCGCCGCCGGGTTCCACCACGGGACGCTAGTAATCGTAACCGAGCTCGGCGGCGTCGACGCCCACCTGCACGATGCGGGTCTGGTCCACCCCGCCGACGGCGACGTACTTGAAGACCGCCGAATCGAGCTCGCGCGGCTGGGCGTGCTGCACCACCACGGTGGCGAGGCCGCTGAACAGCGCGGCGAACGGCGCCGCCTGGGTGCCGGCGTCCACGTCGGTCGGGAATGCGAAGCCGGTGCCGGGACTGTTGGTGTACACGATCTCGCCGTTCTCGTCGCTGATCCAGAACTCCGAGATGACGCTCTGCGCCGCCACCTTCCTCAGGATCCAGTTGATCTCGTCGGTGCTGTATCCGGCTTGCCGGGCGGCGTCGATGAAGTGCGCCGTCAACATCGCCTGGGCTACCATGTGCTTGGAGGTCGCCTCCTCGACCGACACCGGGTCGGCGGCGGCGACTCCGCTCAGCGCCGCACCGAACACCAGGATCAATATCGCGATTCGTTTCATAAGTCTCCCCCTCACGCTTAACTTGTTCACCATTGGCGCGCTCGGGTCAAGGGCTGGCCCGAGCGATCCGGGGCCGCAATATTCTTCTTGTCTCCGGCCCGGAACCTGCACTACGATTCCGGCGTGGTGGCGAGACGATATGGGCAGTGACAATGGTGCAACGCCCAGGCAGCGGTTGCTGTACATCCACGCGCAGACGCCGAATCCGCTGTCACCGGTGTTGGAGATGACCATCTACGAGCCGGTGAAGGGCTTCCGGATCGAGTTGACGGCCGACGAGCCGGAGTTACGCTACGCCACCGTGCACGAGGCGCTGGTCGACGGCTGGCAGATCGTGCAGTTCCCCTTGCATCAGGCGGAATACGACGACGACGAGATCGACATGGTGGGATACGAGTTCATCCTGCAGAAGATGGAGGTAGTGGACGGATGAGTACGACATTGACCGCGGCCCCGGATGCCGCCGCGAAGAGCGCCCAACAGAACCAGTGCACGTTGGCGCCGTACCTGCTCGACGACCTGGAGGTGGTCGACTTCATCGTGAACGGGTACCACGTCGTGAAGCCGGACCTGCGGCCCGGGCTGAACGACGCCATCGCTGCCAAGCTGGACGTGATGGAGCGCAACCCGGGTGATGCGATCTGCGACGAGGTGCCGGAACTGAACGAGGTGCTCGACCACCCGGCGGTGCGCGGCGCCCTGGTAAGCCTGGCGGGCCGGAACTTCGAGACCATGTTCCACCGCCACTGGCACTGCAAGGAGCCCGGCACCCCCTACATGCACTGGCACCAGGACGGCAAGAACCGGCGTGAGATGGGCCTGGACAAGTTCCTGGGCCTGTATTATCCGGCCGACGTGACCGCGGACATGGGGCCGACCATCATCGTGCCGGCTACCCACTACCGCAACGCGCCCACCGACCGCATGCGCACCTACGGCAACATCCGCGGCCAGGTGCCGCTGGTGGTGGAGGCGGGCACGTTCGCCATCACCCACTACGACCTGTGGCACGGCACCGCGGCCAACAGGTCCGGCAAGCGGCGGCACATGGTGAAGTTCCTGTTCTCGCGCACGGCGCCGAACGAGGCGGCCACCTGGAAGCACGACCCCGAGTGCATGAACCGGCTGCGCGACTGGAATCTGCGCGAGCAGGCGACCGACCCGTTCAACCAGCTCACCTTCGCCAACCCGCTGAACGTGTCGCAGAGCGATTCCTACAAGGAGCGCGCCATCCGCCGGGCCATCTGGGAGCAGCTCACCGGCGAGCCGCTCGGCTAGCCGATGCGGGCCGTCGGGCGGGGAGCAGCATGAACACGCGACCGGGCCGGCTGCGCCACGTGGCGCCGCTGTTCTTCGTGCGCGACGTGGTGGCCGCCACCGAGTACTACGTGCGCGCGCTCGGGTTCACGCAGCCGCCCTACTGGGGAGATCCGCCCGCCTTCGCCATGCCCAGCCGCGACGGTGTCGTGATCATGCTGAAGCGGGCGCAGAGCGGCGATCCGATACGCAGCAACAACCCCGGCGCGCAGTCGGGCGACGGAGGTTGGGACGCCTACGTGTGGGTGGACGACGCGCGCGCGCTACATAGCGAGATGGCGGCTGCCGGTGCCGAAGTGGCGTATGGCCCCCAGTTGCAGGAGAGCTACGGCAACTGGGAATTCGCGGTGCGCGACCGCGACGGCTATCTGGTCGCCTTCGGCTCCGACGCGGACACGGAGTAGCGTTTCCGGACACCGTCGCCCAAGGTGCTCCGGTACCGGAGCGGCCGACGCCACGGTGCGCTGCCGGATGGGCACGGCGGCGCATCCGCTTCCCGAGCGACGGGCCTCCGGCGTCCGCCGGTACCGGCTTGCCGCCGCCCCGCTGCCGCCGATGCCGCTGCGGCGGCCCGAGGGCCGCCCTCCGACCGCGGGCACCAGGCGGTACCGGCTCCCGGCGCCGCGGCGGTTGACCGGTCGCTACGCGGTGTCGCCCACCTCGGCGCGCAGGCGTTCGAGTTCGGCGGCCAGCTCGGCACGCACGGCGGCGTAGGCGGGGTCGTCGTACACGTTCACCAATTCCTGCGGGTCGCGCTGCAGGTCGAACAGCTCCCATTCCGGCGGCGTGGGATCGCCGACCGCGCCGGCGGCGTCGAGCGGGTCGCCGTAGTAGTAGATGAGCTTGTGGGTCTCGGTGCGCACGCCGTAGTGGGCGGCGACATCGAAGTGGGCGCCGTGCATCCAGTAGCGGTAGTACATGGAGGTGCGCCAGTCGCCGGCCGGCTCGCCGGCGAGCAGCGGGCGCAGGCTGCGGCCCGGCATGTCGTCCGGGGTCGGCACCCCCGCCAGGTCGAGCACGGTGGGCGCGAAATCGACGTTGAGCACCATGTGGTCGTCGGCCAGGCCGGGCCGCGTGACGCCCGGCCCGCGAACCAGGAGCGGGATGCGGATCGACTCCTCGTACATGAAGCGCTTGTCGTAGAAGCCGTGGTCGCCGAGGAAGAAGCCGTGGTCGGAGGTGTACACCACCAGCGTGTCGTCGGCCAGGCCGGCCTCGTCGAGCCAGGCGAGCAGGCGCCCTATGTTGTCGTCCACCGAGGCCACGCAGCGCAGGTAGCCCTTCATGAACGACTGGTAGTTCCAGCGCAGCAGCTCGTCGCCGGTGAGGCCGGGCGGCGGCGGATCTGGCACGTGGTTGCGCAGATGCGCGGTGGCCACCTTCTGCGTGCTGCGCGCGGCGGCGGCTGCGCGGCCCTGGTAGTCGTCGCGCAGGGTAGGCGGCTCCGGCAGGTCGCGGCCGGCGAACAGGTCGGCGTGCGCGGCGTCGTAGGTGAACGGGTCGTGCGGCGCCTTGTTGCCGAGGTAGAGGAAGAACGGGCGGTCGGGGTCGCGGGCGCGCAGCCAGTCGAGCGCCATGTCGGCCAGGATGTCGGTCACGTAGCCGCGCCGGGTCACGGTGCCGGCCGCCTGGTGAAACTCCGGGTCGACGTACTTGCCCTGCACCGGCAGCACGCTCCAGTGGTCGAAGCCGGCCGGGTCGCTGTTGCCGCCGTGGCCGAGGTGCCACTTGCCGAGGGCGGCGGTCTGGTAGCCGGCGTCGTGCAGCATCATGCCGAGCGTGCGTTCGCGGGTGTGGTCGATGACGTCGCTCAGGGTGCGGATGCCGGTGGTGTGGCTGTACTTGCCGGTGAGCACGGTGGCCCGCGCCGGCGTGCAGATCGAGTTGGTGCAGAAGCAGTTGTCGAAGCGCACCCCTTCCGCCGCCAGGCGGTCCAGGTTGGGCGTGGCCACCTGGCTGGGACCGTAGCTGGAGATCGCCGCCGGCGCGTGATCATCGGCAATGACGAACAGGATGTTGGGCCTGGGCATGGCGCCATCATCAACCATTGCCAACCGCCGTGGCCAGACACCGGGGTCCCGGGCGCCGTCCCCGCGTGTGCTTGCGGGCCGCTTGGTGAGCTTGCGGTCCCCTGGTGCAAGACCGCCGCTCAGTGCTGCTGCCGGTGCGGACCGACTGGTGCAGACCGGCGCTCAGTGCTGCTGCCGGCGTATCAAGCTCAGGAAGTGGTCGGCGTCGTCGCACTGCAGCGCGGCCTGCATCAGCGCCGCCGTAGAGATGGCCGGCGGTCTGGTCAGGTGCAGCGCCAGCGCGGCCGGTACCGGCACGCCCCGCGACGTCAACACCTGCCGCACGGCCTCCAGCCGCATCTCGGCCCTGGCCGCGGCACGTCCCTCGGCACGGCCCTCGGCATGGCCCTCGGCATGGCCCTCGGCATGGCCCTCGGCATGGCCCTCCGCATGGCCCTCCGCATGGCCCTCCGCATGGCCCTCCGCATGGCCCTCCGCATGGCCCTCCGCACGACTCTCGCGGCGCAAGGCGCTCAGCAGCGGGTCGTCATCCGGGCCGGTTCCCTGCACGGCTCCCAGCGTTCGCCCGATCCTGCGCAACGCGGCCATGGTGGCATACGACACCTCGCGCTCGTTCAACGCCAAGTGGATCTCCTCCGCCGTCCAGCCCGGCAAGGCCCGGCTGCTCGCGGCGGTGCGGAAGCTGCCGTGCTCCAGCAGGTAGATCGTCAGGCCCGGGTGCAGGCCTACCGGGCGGCTCGGGGAGTACTGGTCGGGCACCTCGACCCACACCTCCGGGAAGCCCCACGATTCGTACAGCGACAGCTTGCCGCGGCGCACGTCGGTGGTGTTGTCGACCTCCAGCACCACGTCCGGCAGCGTGTCGCTGCCCACTTCGATCCTGGCGCCCTCGGGCCGCGTGGTGCGCGGGTGCAGGTAGACACTCTGGTCGGCCTCCAGGATACGCCGCCACGCGCCGTGGGCGTCGCGCAGCAGCAGGTCGGAGGCGCCGAACGTTGCGATGGGTGCGCCGCGCAGGTGGGCAATGGTACGGAGCAGCGCGGCCAGCACCTGCCCCGGCTGTTCGTGGTAGACGGAGACCGGATCGCACACCATGGCGGTCTCGGTGGCGGCGTCCCAGTACTCGATGCGGCGCTCGCAGTGTTCGATCTCGGCGCGCGTCATGGGCACCGGCCGGCACCCGGGAAACTCCAGCGGCGGTGCGTGATGCTCGGTGGACGGCCGGGCAGCGGTGGTCGGAGGTTCAGCCATGGCACCGACCATACCATGGATCAGACCGATCATTCCACAACGGTTACAGTCGGGTGGGAAGGCAAGCGCCACCTGCATCGATTGTCGATGGCGATTCGTGTAGTGACACGGCCGGCGGGCATCCGCCACACTCGCTTGTCATGATCAGGGCGATCGATACCCACGTGCACTTCTGGGAATTGGCCGGTTACCGCGGCTACGACGGCTGGTTCGCGGGGCGTGACTACCTGCGGCGCGACTACCTGCCGCACCACCTGCGCCCGGAGCTGGCGGCGGTCGGCGCCGAGGGCGCGGTGATCGTGGGGGCGGCGCCCGACTCGCACCGCCACAACCTCCAGTGGGGCGCGCTGTGCGAGCGGCACGCCGACGTGCTCGGCCTGGTGGGCAGCTACGGCATCACCTCGCCGCGCCTCGGCGCGTGGCTGGACGACTACGCCGGCAAGCGGTGGTTTCTCGGTATCCGCAGCCAGCCGGCGCTGCCGCCGGAGCGGTGGGGCGAGGACGCGGACGCCGACCGCGGTGCGCGCGAGCTGCTGCGCCGCGGGCTGGTGCTGGACATCCTGGTGCAGCACCACTTGATTCCGGCGGTCGGGGTGTTCGCGCGGCGCCATCCGGACCTGCCCTTCGTGCTCAACCACTGCGGCCTGCCGCCGTTCCGGGACGGCGGCCTGGAGGTGTGGGAGCGGCACGTGCGCGCGCTGGCGGCGCTGCCCAACGTGGTGGTGAAGTACTCGTCGTTCTTCCTGCACTGCCATCCGCGCTGCGACCCGGACGAGCTGCGCCGCGCCGCCGGGGTGCTGTTCGAGGCGTTCGGCATCGAGCGGCTGCTGTGGGGCAGCAACTGGCCGCCGGAATTGGTAGGCGGCAGTTACCGCGATGCGTTCGACACCATGATGGACGCCGCGCCGCCGCTGTCGGCGGACGAGCGCCGCCGGGTGCTCCGCGACAACGCCATACGTGTGTACCAAATGCCGGTCGGGTAGCAACGCGGCGGCGCTGCCCCG is a window of Spirochaetaceae bacterium DNA encoding:
- the valS gene encoding valine--tRNA ligase, giving the protein MTFDPRKLPRHYDAAGREEHFRAWWERAGVYRYDPGHTREQAFVVDTPPPTVSGSLHVGHVFSYTQADVVARYQRMRGKHVFYPMGWDDNGLPTERRVQNYFHVRCEPGLPYEPGLTLPMATGKTFRSPPRAVSRRNFIELCALVTAEDEKAFMSVWQTIGLSVDWHEEYATIGEASRHLAQYSFLDLYRKGHLYSAEAPTMWDVDFRTAVAQAEVQDRPTSGHYHDLAFGVEGSNREIVISTTRPELLAACVGVAAHPDDERYRGLFGKRAVTPLYRARVPIFATDLADPEKGTGILMVCTFGDTTDVQWWQEQKLPLRQIVAPNGRLREVTFGSGEWDSADPEAANRSYAELAGRNLRQARAAIVEQLRRPDGAAAGDRPPLRGEPRPIEHTVRYYEQGDRPLEFITTRQWFVRLTDKRDELIDRGREIQWHPGYMLSRYVNWTENLQFDWCISRQRYFGVPFPVWYPLDAGGAPDYERPLPADDAALPVDPLTDVPPGYQEEQRDQPGGFTAEADVFDTWFTSSLTPQIASGWVRNPERHRQLCPMDVRPQAHDIIRTWAFYTIAKAHLHFDTIPWHHALISGWILDPDRKKMSKSRGNTVTPQQIIETHHADAARYWAASARLGVDTAYDESVFKIGRRLVTKLYNAGKFVAGIVAAARAGGGGEPPHPGMVSEELDRGFLAALRDLVRRAGAAHGEFDYATGLAHTEAFFWDNFTDSYIELAKNRAKGEGGVGEQERASAVATLDFALSVLIRMFAPVLPYITEELWSWDYARRVDDARSVDDARSVGDALNGADPEAGAELPAACSVHRARWPAEAEFAAFRRPDSEASFAAAKSSLAAIHRHKTQSGVSVARAISSMQLAGHSGAIRAVEPVTADVISAVRAEGFELVEDDSLPDGQFVVRDAEFAART
- the purN gene encoding phosphoribosylglycinamide formyltransferase, coding for MTAQPGSASVAVALFASGSGSNAAALLDHRYSGAVRPHFRCLVGNNSGAPVMRLARARGVPAYHVSRRTHPSRDAYLARLLEILALHGAELIVLAGYTKLLPAEIVRRWRGRILNIHPALLPRHGGRGMYGMAPHRAVLAAGERETGVTVHLVDEEYDHGGIVVQRPVPVWPGDSAETLARRVLAVEHDTYWRAVERAATEVAAPRGHPPASP
- a CDS encoding VOC family protein → MNTRPGRLRHVAPLFFVRDVVAATEYYVRALGFTQPPYWGDPPAFAMPSRDGVVIMLKRAQSGDPIRSNNPGAQSGDGGWDAYVWVDDARALHSEMAAAGAEVAYGPQLQESYGNWEFAVRDRDGYLVAFGSDADTE
- a CDS encoding sulfatase, producing the protein MPRPNILFVIADDHAPAAISSYGPSQVATPNLDRLAAEGVRFDNCFCTNSICTPARATVLTGKYSHTTGIRTLSDVIDHTRERTLGMMLHDAGYQTAALGKWHLGHGGNSDPAGFDHWSVLPVQGKYVDPEFHQAAGTVTRRGYVTDILADMALDWLRARDPDRPFFLYLGNKAPHDPFTYDAAHADLFAGRDLPEPPTLRDDYQGRAAAAARSTQKVATAHLRNHVPDPPPPGLTGDELLRWNYQSFMKGYLRCVASVDDNIGRLLAWLDEAGLADDTLVVYTSDHGFFLGDHGFYDKRFMYEESIRIPLLVRGPGVTRPGLADDHMVLNVDFAPTVLDLAGVPTPDDMPGRSLRPLLAGEPAGDWRTSMYYRYWMHGAHFDVAAHYGVRTETHKLIYYYGDPLDAAGAVGDPTPPEWELFDLQRDPQELVNVYDDPAYAAVRAELAAELERLRAEVGDTA
- a CDS encoding phytanoyl-CoA dioxygenase family protein, yielding MSTTLTAAPDAAAKSAQQNQCTLAPYLLDDLEVVDFIVNGYHVVKPDLRPGLNDAIAAKLDVMERNPGDAICDEVPELNEVLDHPAVRGALVSLAGRNFETMFHRHWHCKEPGTPYMHWHQDGKNRREMGLDKFLGLYYPADVTADMGPTIIVPATHYRNAPTDRMRTYGNIRGQVPLVVEAGTFAITHYDLWHGTAANRSGKRRHMVKFLFSRTAPNEAATWKHDPECMNRLRDWNLREQATDPFNQLTFANPLNVSQSDSYKERAIRRAIWEQLTGEPLG
- a CDS encoding Uma2 family endonuclease, yielding MAEPPTTAARPSTEHHAPPLEFPGCRPVPMTRAEIEHCERRIEYWDAATETAMVCDPVSVYHEQPGQVLAALLRTIAHLRGAPIATFGASDLLLRDAHGAWRRILEADQSVYLHPRTTRPEGARIEVGSDTLPDVVLEVDNTTDVRRGKLSLYESWGFPEVWVEVPDQYSPSRPVGLHPGLTIYLLEHGSFRTAASSRALPGWTAEEIHLALNEREVSYATMAALRRIGRTLGAVQGTGPDDDPLLSALRRESRAEGHAEGHAEGHAEGHAEGHAEGHAEGHAEGHAEGHAEGRAEGRAAARAEMRLEAVRQVLTSRGVPVPAALALHLTRPPAISTAALMQAALQCDDADHFLSLIRRQQH
- a CDS encoding amidohydrolase family protein, yielding MIRAIDTHVHFWELAGYRGYDGWFAGRDYLRRDYLPHHLRPELAAVGAEGAVIVGAAPDSHRHNLQWGALCERHADVLGLVGSYGITSPRLGAWLDDYAGKRWFLGIRSQPALPPERWGEDADADRGARELLRRGLVLDILVQHHLIPAVGVFARRHPDLPFVLNHCGLPPFRDGGLEVWERHVRALAALPNVVVKYSSFFLHCHPRCDPDELRRAAGVLFEAFGIERLLWGSNWPPELVGGSYRDAFDTMMDAAPPLSADERRRVLRDNAIRVYQMPVG